In the genome of Opitutia bacterium KCR 482, one region contains:
- a CDS encoding glutamate-5-semialdehyde dehydrogenase — protein sequence MSEVLEIAKRARAASLKLASYSSEAKNAAIEKIADAVLARADEIKAANALDVEAARGKISAPMLERLSLNDKKIAAMAEGARQVAKLPDPVGEIIESTVRPNGLRIDKVRVPIGVIGIIYESRPNVTVDCAVLCLKSGNASILRGGSECFKTNGVLAEIISEALAASGLDPDCAQMIPTTDRAAFGELLKLDKYVHCIIPRGGEKLIRFVVENSSIPVVKHYKGVCTVYVDKSADPDMAEKLLVNAKCQRPSVCNAAENLIVHADVAEALLPRLANALVSRGVEFRASERCAPILSRAGVPFVPATEEDFSTEYIDLIISADIVDSVDAAADFVNKYGSGHSDLIVTADSAAAEEFLNKTDSATVYWNASTRFTDGFEFGFGAEIGISTDKLHARGPMGLKELCSYKYKIYGNGQTRG from the coding sequence ATGAGCGAAGTTCTCGAAATTGCAAAGCGCGCCCGCGCGGCGTCGCTTAAACTTGCGTCGTACTCCTCCGAAGCGAAGAACGCCGCGATAGAAAAAATCGCCGACGCCGTGCTTGCGCGCGCCGACGAAATCAAGGCGGCGAACGCCCTCGACGTGGAGGCGGCGCGGGGGAAAATCTCCGCGCCCATGCTCGAACGCCTTTCGCTGAACGACAAAAAAATCGCCGCAATGGCGGAGGGCGCAAGGCAGGTCGCCAAGCTCCCCGATCCCGTCGGCGAGATAATCGAATCGACCGTGCGCCCCAACGGACTGCGCATAGACAAGGTTCGCGTGCCGATAGGCGTAATCGGAATCATCTACGAAAGCCGCCCGAACGTCACGGTAGACTGCGCGGTGCTCTGCCTAAAAAGCGGCAACGCGTCGATTCTGCGCGGCGGCAGCGAATGCTTCAAAACAAACGGCGTGCTTGCGGAAATCATTTCCGAGGCCCTCGCGGCTTCGGGGCTTGACCCCGACTGCGCCCAAATGATTCCCACAACCGATCGCGCCGCTTTCGGCGAGCTTTTAAAGCTCGACAAATACGTTCACTGCATAATTCCCAGAGGCGGCGAAAAACTCATCAGGTTCGTCGTGGAAAACTCGTCGATACCCGTGGTCAAGCACTACAAGGGCGTCTGCACGGTTTATGTGGACAAGTCAGCCGACCCCGACATGGCGGAGAAACTTTTGGTAAACGCAAAATGCCAGCGTCCGAGCGTCTGCAACGCGGCGGAAAACCTGATTGTGCACGCGGACGTAGCGGAGGCGCTTCTGCCGAGGCTCGCAAACGCGCTCGTCTCGCGCGGAGTGGAATTCCGCGCCTCCGAGCGTTGCGCTCCGATTCTCTCCCGCGCGGGCGTTCCGTTCGTCCCCGCGACGGAGGAGGATTTTTCGACCGAATACATCGACCTCATTATTTCGGCGGACATCGTCGATTCCGTGGACGCGGCGGCGGATTTCGTCAACAAATACGGATCGGGGCACTCCGACCTGATTGTGACGGCAGACTCAGCGGCTGCGGAGGAATTTCTGAACAAAACGGACTCCGCCACTGTCTATTGGAACGCGTCCACGCGCTTCACCGACGGCTTCGAGTTCGGCTTCGGGGCGGAAATCGGAATTTCCACCGACAAGCTCCACGCGCGCGGGCCGATGGGCTTGAAGGAGCTGTGCTCCTACAAGTACAAAATCTACGGCAACGGTCAGACGAGAGGCTAA
- the mtaB gene encoding tRNA (N(6)-L-threonylcarbamoyladenosine(37)-C(2))-methylthiotransferase MtaB yields MSQKIAIFTLGCRVNHYESAAIADSARECGFEVVGWDEPADFGVVNSCALTVLAEAKTRQAIRIFARANPHCAIAVSGCYAQTDPHKIAELPNVKWVVCNALKARAAEIIKRYPPAEEPLVLSDSALPASPEASRGNTPLDDRMNLKIQDGCDNACAYCIIPRARGLPRSRAFGDIVRDAENLVSRGVREIILTGINIAKFSSPEGGLADLADRLDKIPELLRLRLGSIEPPHFELDALLERMADSSHKLAPHLHISSQSLSDNVLSAMRRKYAYAEFAATLEKIRNKSEYIAVGTDLICGHPRESEEDFALTKSRLLSSGMAYAHVFTFSPRPKTLAAVMDGQVPAEIRKARAAELRKTAEEIRSKFAEKNVGKIREVLLENRLANGDYLGYTDNYMQVAVNIPQSGLKNRLALAEIVGKIGRERVAARLERLL; encoded by the coding sequence ATGTCGCAAAAAATTGCAATCTTTACGCTCGGCTGCCGCGTAAACCACTACGAATCGGCGGCGATTGCCGACTCCGCGCGGGAATGCGGCTTCGAAGTCGTCGGCTGGGACGAGCCGGCCGATTTCGGCGTTGTAAACTCATGCGCCCTGACCGTGCTTGCCGAAGCTAAGACGCGACAGGCGATACGCATTTTCGCCCGCGCCAACCCGCACTGCGCCATCGCCGTAAGCGGCTGCTACGCGCAGACCGACCCGCACAAAATAGCGGAGCTTCCCAACGTGAAATGGGTTGTCTGCAACGCGCTCAAAGCCCGCGCCGCGGAGATTATAAAAAGATACCCGCCCGCCGAAGAGCCGCTTGTGCTTTCCGATTCCGCCCTGCCCGCAAGCCCCGAAGCGTCGCGCGGAAACACGCCGCTAGACGACCGCATGAACCTCAAAATTCAGGACGGCTGCGACAACGCCTGCGCCTACTGCATAATTCCCCGCGCACGCGGGCTGCCCCGAAGCAGGGCTTTCGGCGACATAGTGCGCGACGCCGAAAACCTCGTCTCGCGCGGCGTGCGCGAGATAATTCTTACTGGAATAAACATCGCAAAATTTTCGTCGCCAGAGGGCGGGCTCGCCGACCTCGCAGACAGGCTCGACAAAATCCCCGAACTTCTGCGCCTGCGCCTCGGCAGCATCGAGCCGCCGCACTTCGAACTTGACGCGCTTCTCGAACGCATGGCGGATTCTTCGCACAAGCTCGCGCCGCACCTGCACATATCGTCGCAGAGCCTTTCCGACAACGTGCTTTCGGCAATGCGCAGAAAATACGCCTACGCGGAGTTCGCCGCCACGCTCGAAAAAATCCGCAACAAGTCGGAATACATCGCGGTGGGCACCGACCTAATCTGCGGACACCCGCGCGAGTCCGAAGAGGACTTCGCCCTGACGAAGTCGCGCCTGCTCTCTTCGGGCATGGCGTACGCGCACGTCTTCACGTTCTCGCCGCGCCCCAAAACGCTCGCGGCGGTCATGGACGGGCAGGTACCGGCGGAAATCCGCAAGGCGAGAGCCGCGGAACTGCGGAAAACGGCGGAGGAAATAAGGTCGAAATTCGCCGAAAAAAACGTCGGGAAAATCCGCGAAGTCCTGCTCGAAAACAGGCTCGCCAACGGCGACTACCTCGGCTACACCGACAACTACATGCAGGTTGCCGTAAACATTCCCCAAAGCGGGCTGAAAAACAGGCTCGCGCTCGCGGAAATCGTCGGAAAAATCGGGCGCGAACGCGTTGCCGCGCGGCTCGAAAGGCTTTTGTAG
- the queC gene encoding 7-cyano-7-deazaguanine synthase QueC, with translation MALIVYSGGLDSTVLLHKLAAENRADGALWVNYGQRHARELECAKFNCEKLGVKLDIADLSALQPLFGDNALTQKSVEVPEGGYADENMKTTVVPNRNMILVAVAAARAIAIGTDSVAYAAHSGDHAIYPDCRNEFADALDGVLHLCHYEPIRLERPFVDMTKADIVKLGAELGVDFARTWSCYKGGKFHCGKCGTCTERREAFELAGVPDPTVYE, from the coding sequence ATGGCATTGATTGTATATTCGGGGGGCTTGGACTCCACCGTGCTTTTGCACAAGCTCGCGGCTGAAAACCGCGCCGACGGCGCGCTGTGGGTAAACTACGGACAGCGGCACGCGCGGGAGCTTGAATGCGCAAAATTCAACTGCGAAAAGCTCGGCGTAAAGCTCGACATCGCCGACCTCTCCGCCCTGCAACCGCTTTTCGGCGACAACGCCCTGACGCAAAAGTCGGTCGAAGTTCCGGAGGGAGGATATGCCGACGAAAACATGAAGACGACGGTCGTTCCCAACAGGAACATGATTCTCGTGGCGGTCGCCGCCGCCCGCGCAATCGCGATTGGGACGGACTCCGTGGCGTACGCCGCCCACAGCGGAGACCACGCAATCTACCCCGACTGCCGAAACGAATTCGCCGACGCCCTCGACGGCGTCCTGCACCTCTGCCACTACGAGCCGATTAGGCTCGAACGCCCGTTCGTCGATATGACAAAGGCGGACATCGTAAAACTCGGCGCGGAGCTTGGCGTCGATTTCGCCAGAACGTGGTCGTGCTACAAGGGCGGAAAATTCCACTGCGGAAAATGCGGAACATGCACCGAACGCCGCGAGGCTTTCGAGCTTGCCGGCGTGCCAGACCCCACCGTGTACGAATAG